The following coding sequences lie in one Apium graveolens cultivar Ventura chromosome 1, ASM990537v1, whole genome shotgun sequence genomic window:
- the LOC141707310 gene encoding uncharacterized protein LOC141707310, whose amino-acid sequence MAEMSSINERLAEITIDDEENEEMVFDVGVEDEVDKFELCLVGRFLTEKNLNSRAMKSKLVDVWRPTRGISIKDLKDGAFLFQFYHVDDMQWVVNGGPWAFDGSMLVTSTIPKGEDPLKVPLYNLSFWIQLHGLPTGFMTEVVGRQHGNFFGSFLAYDPNNNTSIWRESMRIRIQVDVRKPLKRKKKICKRDGSKCIVNCKYERLGDFCFTCGMLTHTDRFCKKNMGGGQEALGEWGGWLRAPPRRAGGQEKSKWLRDEKDGDWGEKFGKDNYYNQSADWQEGMKGKESYFRSWSRGIVISNVTNLGAQSGGENLNVSAGYFKTNGPTEDELVGLKIEERKRRRSGLDTKEYMKTDRSIGDTEISPMEAILSNKYCIVSSSPALAKLAMKIEDIRVKFGFSQCFAVDCIGYSGSLAVLWKNNIACEVTGYSQNHIDVVFLNNSVASWRLSCFYGFPERGRRKNSWDLIRTLSQISSLPWCIVGDFNDLLHQSDKQGNSRHPQSLIDGFRMAIDDCNLTEIDLQGGMFTWERGRGTKDWVREKLDWAFASRSWWNKYPLCKLVLYHTTYSDHDPILLDLLSTTFSKKQFRFKFENTWLEEPSFRKEVADFWLTLPRINILPKLIFVSSFMARWGRNFFHKFRDKIKKQKATISNLVDRTDDVGIAKYFEEKNKLDDLLFQEEVY is encoded by the exons ATGGCTGAGATGTCTAGCATCAACGAAAGATTGGCGGAGATAACAATAGATGATGAGGAGAATGAGGAAATGGTCTTTGATGTTGGGGTAGAGGATGAGGTTGATAAATTTGAGCTTTGTTTGGTAGGGCGTTTTTTGACGGAGAAAAATCTTAATTCTCGTGCAATGAAGTCTAAGCTTGTGGATGTATGGAGACCTACAAGAGGCATTAGTATTAAAGATCTAAAGGACGGGGCATTTCTCTTTCAGTTCTACCATGTCGATGATATGCAATGGGTTGTTAATGGGGGTCCTTGGGCGTTCGATGGTTCTATGCTGGTTACTAGTACTATTCCAAAGGGTGAAGATCCATTGAAAGTGCCACTGTATAATCTGAGTTTTTGGATCCAGCTTCATGGCCTTCCCACGGGGTTCATGACGGAGGTTGTTGGTAGACAGCATGGAAATTTCTTTGGTAGTTTCTTGGCATATGATCCGAATAACAATACAAGCATTTGGCGTGAAAGTATGAGAATAAGGATACAGGTTGATGTCAGGAAGCCTTTAAAACGTAAGAAGAAAATATGCAAAAGAGATGGGTCAAAATGCATAGTTAATTGCAAATACGAGAGGCTGGGTGATTTTTGTTTCACATGTGGCATGCTCACCCATACTGATAGGTTCTGCAAGAAGAATATGGGAGGTGGCCAGGAAGCGTTAGGGGAATGGGGTGGCTGGCTCCGAGCACCACCACGTAGGGCGGGTGGGCAAGAGAAAAGCAAGTGGCTGAGAGACGAGAAAGACGGGGATTGGGGCGAAAAGTTCGGGAAGGATAATTACTATAATCAATCTGCGGATTGGCAGGAGGGGATGAAAGGAAAGGAGAGTTATTTTAGGAGCTGGTCAAGGGGTATAGTTATTTCAAATGTAACAAACTTGGGCGCTCAAAGTGGAGGTGAGAATTTAAATGTTTCAGCGGGATATTTTAAAACAAATGGGCCTACAGAGGATGAGCTTGTTGGGCTTAAAATTGAAGAGAGGAAAAGAAGGAGGAGTGGGCTGGATACAAAGGAATATATGAAAACTGATCGCAGTATTGGTGACACTGAGATTAGTCCTATGGAAGCTATACTTTCTAATAAGTATTGCATAGTTTCTTCTTCACCTGCTTTGGCTAAGCTTGCAAT gaagattgaagatattagAGTTAAATTTGGATTTTCTCAGTGTTTTGCTGTGGACTGTATTGGGTATAGTGGCAGTCTAGCTGTTCTTTGGAAGAATAATATAGCCTGTGAGGTGACGGGCTATTCTCAGAACCATATTGATGTGGTTTTTCTTAATAATAGTGTAGCTTCTTGGCGTTTATCTTGTTTTTATGGTTTTCCTGAACGTGGAAGGAGGAAAAACTCATGGGATCTTATTCGTACTTTATCTCAAATATCTTCGTTGCCATGGTGTATTGTTGGGGATTTTAATGACCTTCTTCATCAATCTGATAAGCAAGGTAATTCGCGTCATCCCCAAAGTCTTATTGATGGTTTTCGTATGGCTATAGATGACTGCAATCTTACTGAAATTGATCTTCAAGGGGGCATGTTTACTTGGGAAAGGGGTCGAGGTACTAAAGACTGGGTGAGGGAGAAGTTGGATTGGGCTTTCGCTTCGAGATCGTGGTGGAATAAATATCCCCTATGCAAATTAGTTCTCTACCATACAACCTATTCGGATCATGATCCTATTTTGCTTGATTTGCTCAGTACAACGTTCTCTAAGAAGCAGTTCCGATTTAAGTTTGAGAACACTTGGTTGGAGGAACCGAGTTTTCGAAAGGAAGTGGCTGATTTTTGGTTGACTCTACCTCGTATTAATATCCTCCCAAAGCTCATTTTTGTTTCATCTTTCATGGCACGCTGGGGTAGGAATTTTTTCCATAAATTTCGTGATAAGATAAAGAAGCAGAAGGCTACTATTTCAAATCTTGTTGATCGTACAGATGATGTTGGTATAGCTAAGTACTTTGAGGAGAAGAATAAGCTTGATGATCTTCTATTTCAGGAGGAGGTATATTGA